The sequence below is a genomic window from Desulfallas thermosapovorans DSM 6562.
CCCGACCTTACCTACCGGTTTGAGCTGTTTATTTATGGACGGGAAATGGCCAACGCCTTTTCCGAGCTTAATGATCCGCTGGACCAAAAGGAAAGATTCCTGAGCCAGCTCGAAAAAAGGCGGGCCGGTGACGATGAGGCGCATATGATGGATGAGGATTATATCAATGCGCTGGAATACGGTATGCCGCCGGCGGGCGGGCTTGGTATCGGTATTGATCGTTTGGTGATGATCTTAACCAACGCGGCATCCATTAGAGATGTCATATTATTCCCGTTAATGAAGCCGCGGGAGAACCAGGGGTAGACGTTAAATCGTTAAAATTTGTTTATTGACACTTTTCGAGTGTTATGATAACATTAAAAACCGAGGCGGTAACCAAAAACAGATTTTGCACGCCGGCAAAATCCTGTTAGCAACCAATTGGGGCTTGTAGCTCAGCCGGTTAGAGCGCACGCCTGATAAGCGTGAGGTCGGTGGTTCGAGTCCACCCAGGCCCACCAATTAAGTTGCCGTTATTGGTGTCAAGTCAACTGGTAATGCAGGCAGTCGACGGTGTTTCGGTTAATTAATAACGCTTGCCATATTACCGCAGATATGATAATATCTAATACCGGAGGGCGATATCAAGAAGCCCTGTACAGGTTCCAAGTTTAATATGGATTATGCTGCCCAAGCGGGGGTGTAGCTCAGTTGGGAGAGCACCTGCCTTGCAAGCAGGGGGTCACCGGTTCGAGTCCGGTCATCTCCACCAGCTATTCCTCGATAGCTCAACGGTAGAGCATCCGGCTGTTAACCGGAGGGTTGCTGGTTCGAATCCAGCTCGGGGAGCCAAAAAAGAGACATTGCAGAGTATATACTCTGCAATGTCTCTTTTTATTTTGTTTTTGACGGGCGGGTACTTCACCGGGCCAGGTAGCAAGGCAACGGTATTTTATTTTAATTTATGAAAAATTAATTAAGGCTAAGATAAAAGGCGATATCTTAATGCTAATTAATTTTTTTCACCTTTAACGATTGTTGAAATATAATCAGCAAAACGTGTTATACTATAGTTAAAGTAAGTTAAAGTCAAAATCAACACCGGACCCGCAAAGAGCTACGCCGGGTAAAGCAACTTTCTGTTGTAGGGGGGCAGTTGGCATAATGTCCAGTCTATCTAACATAATCGAGCAGTACTTAAACAAACTGATTCAGCAGAGCGGCCAAAAAAAGGTGGAGATACAGCGCAATGAGTTGGCCGAAAAATTTGATTGCGCTCCCTCGCAAATTAATTATGTTTTGGCCACCAGGTTCACCATTGAAAGGGGTTACGTGGTGGAAAGCCGCCGGGGTGGCGGGGGGTTTGTACGGATAGTGAAAGTGCCTTTAAATACCGGTGAGATGGATCTGCTCAGTGAAGTGATCAGCCTGGTGGGGGACCGTATCTCCGAACGCAGGGCCACTGCAATTTTAGCCCGGTTGCTGGAGGAGGAGCTGGTAACCCCGCGGGAGGTTGCTATTATTAAGGCCTGTCTGGGTCGTAATGTATTGCGTATCGGCCTGCCGGCCCGGGACCAGTTGCGAGCCAACATTCTTAAATCCATATTAATGGTTATATTTAAACACTCCAAATAATATTCCAGGGGGAATAATCATGCTTTGCGAAAAATGTCATGAAAGGCCTGCTACGGTGCACTATACACAAATAGTAAACGGTCACCAAACCAAAATGCATTTGTGCGAAATCTGTGCCGGCCAGGGGCAGGCCGGAGGGTTTGGCTTTATGCCTCAAATCAACCTGCATAATATATTGGCCAGTTTTTTGAGCCAGGCACCGCCGGCCCATCCCTTTGCCGCTGCAGTCCAGCAGCAAACCAGCTGTCCCACGTGCGGCACCACGGAAAACTCATTCGCCCAAAAGGGATTACTGGGTTGCGGTGACTGCTACAGGCATTTTGGGGATCGCCTGGAGCCCCTTATGCGCAGAGTTCACGGTTCCAGCAACCATGCGGGTAAGGTTCCCGAGCGAACCGGCGGGCAGGCCAAACTGGCGAGGAAGATTAAAGATATGAAAGAACAAATGCAGCAAGCCGTGGCCCGGGAGGAATTTGAAAGGGCAGCTCAATTGCGGGATGAGATCCGGCAGTTGGAGCAGCAGTTGGCCGGGGGGGACAATAATGGGTATTAAAGAGACGGTGAATAATGCCAGAAGCGGTTGGATGTTGGGCGGCGGCCCGGATGGGGATATATTGATCAGCAGCCGTATCAGGGTGGCCCGCAACCTGAAAGGATATGCCTTCCCCCATTTGCTGGATAACGAAAAGGCGGGGCAAGTTATCCACGCGGTGCAGTTGGCCATGGAAAACCAGGCTGTTAAGAGCCGGGCGGGTAATTTGGAGATGATCCGCATGTCTGAATTGACCCCTGTGGAGAGGCAAATACTAGTGGAAAAACACTTGATCAGCCCGAATCTTTTGGAGGGGCATGAAAAAAAAGCCGTAGCCCTGCGGGATGATGAAGTGATCAGTATCATGATTAATGAAGAGGATCACTTGCGGGTGCAGTGCTTGCTGCCCGGGCTGCAGTTGGAGAAGGCTTGGGAACTGGTAAACCAGGTGGATGACGGTCTGGAGCATACGCTGGATTACGCTTTTTCCGAAAAGTTCGGTTACCTTACCGCATGTCCCACCAACACCGGCACGGGTATGCGGGCCTCGGTGATGATGCACCTGCCCGGCCTGGTGCTGGTGGATCAGGTGGGGGCGGTACTGACCACCGTCTCCAAGCTGGGGTTTACGGTGCGGGGATTATATGGTGAAGGAACCGAGGCACTGGGTAATTTATTCCAACTCAGCAACCAGGTTACCATGGGGCATGCGGAAGAAGATATTATCACCAGTTTAAACTCGGTTACCGGTCAGGTACTGGCCCAGGAGCGGGAAGCCCGCAAGGCGCTGTTGCAGCAGCGCAGGGATCAGTTGGAGGACAAAGTGGGCCGTTCCTATGGCATACTGAAACATGCCCATATGATCTCCTCCGAGGAGGCCATGCGCCGGTTATCCGATGTGCGGTTGGGGGTGGATTTGCAGCTGATTACCGGTCCTGCGCCCGCGCAATTAACGGAATTGATGGTGATGACCCGCCCCGCGTATCTGGCCAAACAGCGGAACAGTGATTTAAATCCCCTGGAGCGGGATATTTTAAGAGCTCAGACTATTCGTAACAAGCTTAACCAGGGAGGTTGAGAATATGTTATTCGGTAGATTTACCCAGAGGGCACATAAAGTGCTGATGCTGGCCCAGGAAGAGGCCAAACGGTACGGGCACCCCTATGTGGGCACCGAGCATATATTATTAGGGCTGATCAGTGAAGGTGAAGGGGTAGCGGCCAAAGCCCTGGCCAGTTTGGGGGTGCAGGCCGGTAAAGTGCGGGCCATGGTGGAGCAGGCCGCCGGCAAGGGCGATGGAGTACCCCGGGAAGTGTCCCTGACCCCCAGGGTGAAAAGGGTGCTGGAACTTTCCGTCGATGAA
It includes:
- a CDS encoding CtsR family transcriptional regulator; the encoded protein is MSSLSNIIEQYLNKLIQQSGQKKVEIQRNELAEKFDCAPSQINYVLATRFTIERGYVVESRRGGGGFVRIVKVPLNTGEMDLLSEVISLVGDRISERRATAILARLLEEELVTPREVAIIKACLGRNVLRIGLPARDQLRANILKSILMVIFKHSK
- a CDS encoding UvrB/UvrC motif-containing protein, yielding MLCEKCHERPATVHYTQIVNGHQTKMHLCEICAGQGQAGGFGFMPQINLHNILASFLSQAPPAHPFAAAVQQQTSCPTCGTTENSFAQKGLLGCGDCYRHFGDRLEPLMRRVHGSSNHAGKVPERTGGQAKLARKIKDMKEQMQQAVAREEFERAAQLRDEIRQLEQQLAGGDNNGY
- a CDS encoding protein arginine kinase, which gives rise to MGIKETVNNARSGWMLGGGPDGDILISSRIRVARNLKGYAFPHLLDNEKAGQVIHAVQLAMENQAVKSRAGNLEMIRMSELTPVERQILVEKHLISPNLLEGHEKKAVALRDDEVISIMINEEDHLRVQCLLPGLQLEKAWELVNQVDDGLEHTLDYAFSEKFGYLTACPTNTGTGMRASVMMHLPGLVLVDQVGAVLTTVSKLGFTVRGLYGEGTEALGNLFQLSNQVTMGHAEEDIITSLNSVTGQVLAQEREARKALLQQRRDQLEDKVGRSYGILKHAHMISSEEAMRRLSDVRLGVDLQLITGPAPAQLTELMVMTRPAYLAKQRNSDLNPLERDILRAQTIRNKLNQGG